Part of the Mangifera indica cultivar Alphonso chromosome 4, CATAS_Mindica_2.1, whole genome shotgun sequence genome, attacGTTTTATTTCAATCATATTTTTGTCCAGaacacatatttatattcatCGCATTAGAGCAGCAGTCTTTACTACTACTACTGCAAATACTCTCTACTTTGAAGAATTAAGAAAGCCAATACATTATTAGAGGAACAGAATTTTCATATTCCAAAAAAATTCTCATTCAAGTCACCAAATTTGATCAGACAATAAAACACTGTGTGAAGCATATGCAAAGACACTTACAATTCCTAATTACCAAGtatttcagaaacaatagagcAAAATGTAATTCTCTCGGGAAAGAACTAACTGGCAATGCAATAAGATCAAAAACTTGGCCACCACAAGAGGAGATAGAGGTATCAGCCACCAGTCGGATGCCACCAGAAGCTTCAATCTCCAAGTGCGGCTCCACTGAGGCCACAGTCACTTCTGCACCAGCTCTGCGCAATACATTAACTGTAATCACGGCTTCCATAACTTCAGTACCAAGCCCAATTGGAACCAAAACCTGCACATAAACCCACAAACGACAGAATTGTcatgcaaataaaaaaacaccTAAAGACTTCAATCATATAAGCTCCATTTGGTTGCAGAGAAAAAAGCATAAGAATTTCATGTAAGTAAAGAACCGAGATAGAAACTAAGTGCATGATACTTTACCAAGTCAAACCCAGAAAGAAAAAGGAACTAATATCCTTTGAACTTCAGTCAAAACATAACATATGATTCTTGTAAACTAGAAATTGGAAATTCTCATTTCTTCACTCTTATGTCACTTCATTGCATTACAATTTCAGAAACCAAGTACTTTCCCCTTTTGAGAAATCAAATAGACACTCAATTAAGAATTCTTTCCCACAATTTAAACTCCTCTTTATATCACTTCTATTTTCTTCGTTATAGAAAAAGGGTTTAGGGCttagtttaagaaaaaaatgagagattAGCAAAgtaaaaaagcaaaagaaaccTTTTTCTTAGGGACAGAGGTGTCTGTGCCTGTGGTAGTATTTGTTTTTGCTGTTTTTCTAGTTGTGGATGTTGTTAAAGGGAGGTTTTTGGGGGGTTTTGAAGAGCGTGCACTTCTTTGTTGTGGAGAAGCGGCAGTAGCCAAGCATGAAAATGATGAAGGGGGAAGAGTGAGTCTTGGAGAAACCTCAGAAGGATAGATTTTAAGAGCAAAAGTGGGTGAAAGAGGAGATGATAGGCACTCCATGGATGAACtgaaatgaaatgaatattTTCAGTTCAACAGTTCGGAAAGCGATTCATGAATTCACAATGTAACCATATCCAGGTTTGGCCTCAAAAGCCCGAATGTAGAGTTTGAAAAAGTAaccacttttatataaaataaccacatataagttttgaaaagcCAAAGGTctctttcccacccaaagtatgctaatTTCTCAGTTTTCCCCCATTAACTTTAagaataccatttacccactcaCAAGTGATTAAACTTAACAGTTTCataggtaaaatcattattttatctgtatattaaaaatgaacttaaattttattttattttccctcctaaaccctaaaaactaacaatttccttcaactcaagtttttaaaaataatattttcccccctaagatTTCCAACCTTTCAGATTAAATTTTTCAGTGACGACCGACGATCTTCAGGTgacatctctttctctctagcGTCTCCTCCTTTTGGCCATATGGCGTCTTCATTAGCGACAAATACTCTATATCGTTAACGAAGATGTCGTCTTTGTTTTTGGACGAAGACTAATTATCTTCATTGACAATGACATCGAGGAAGAAGAGATGTTGTACGATCGGAAGGAGGAGACGTTGGAGAAAGAGACATCGTTTGGAGATCGTTAATCGTCGTCAGAAAATTTAATCTGAAAGTTTTTGAAACCCTAAatgggaaaatattatttttgaaaatttgggttgaggaaaaattgttagtttttagagtttaagagaaaaaatgatataactaacagaTTTAGCTGTCTATagtggataaataagatttttaaagttaataagaaaaaatttgagaacTTAGGATACTTGAGGGCCGGGGGGTGTGTGGGTGTGGAGGaagggaataagtcctttggcttttgaaaatctaaatctTCGTGATCGGGGGCAGTGATGAtgcttcttttatttataatattatcgtttttttaataataaaatcaaataaacatgcTACTAGACAGTGTCCTTTTAGAACCAGAGCATTTGGAAATGTTTCTTAACtttcaaattcattaataatttcATCCCTTTAACTTAAATCCAAACTGGATCGCTTTATCCCCTTACCTTGTAAGCTTAAGATTCATCCATTTTCATTCTAAAACtgcaatttatattttaaacagtATTTTCCATAATAATATAACAGTATAAACAAAACTATCCATTCCAACTAAGCTTTCATTATGCAAGTTTATCATCTCTATGACTCTGTCTCTATCCAACCAATCTGCACGGAAGAATATATAttcttgaataaataaataaaaaataaacccattTACAGTCTTGTCTTTTATACGATATACATCTATACAATTACACAGGAGCAGCAAAACGGAACCAAACAGTGAAACGGAGAGAGAGACAAATGCTGAGGGTGTTAGCCAAGAGGACATCAGCTTCAGTTTTGAACTCAGACTCACTTGAGCTTCTCAAGAGACGGCAATTGTGTAGTCTAAATGTCCTTCTCGATGGTCTGGATAGAAATTCTGAAGCTTTTGTCAAAAACTCCGAGGTTATGGAAGGTTTGGTCGCCCAACTCCATTCCCACATCCAAAAggtatatttttgtaattattatattgttgGATGGTATGTGGATTTGGTTTTGATTCtgggattttgttgtttaagGTTCTTGAAGGAGGAGGAGTTGAGGCTGTTAAGAGGAATATGAGCAGGAACAAGCTCTTGCCTAGACAAAGAATTGATCGCCTTATCGACCCTGGCTCTTCTTTTCTTGAGCTTTCCCAGGTTGTTGTGGGAACATTGTTTTTGGGTGTATTGGATATTTTTGACCCATTTCTATGGGTTTGGTTGTTACAGTTATGGATCAAATGCATTTGTGTGATTTTTCTGCAACGCAATACAGGAATTATAGAACCTTATATGTTTCATTTTTATGCTAAACAATGcattttagaattagaattgtttgattaattaaactttGCAAGTTTGTCTGTTGACTCATTGACagaaaatttgagttaagtACATATTTTGGTCTGGTATTTGCCTCTTATTGTATATTTCTTATGAGTGAAGCTTGCTGCACATGAGTTATATGAAGATCCATTTCCGTCTGGTGGAATAATCACCGGGATAGGTCCTGTTCATGGACGACTTTGCATGTTTGTCGCCAATGACCCTACTGTTAAGGGAGGAACCTATTATCCCATCACAGTTAAGAAGCATCTTAGGGCACAAGAGATTGCTGCACAATGCAAATTACCATGTGTATATCTTGTAGATAGTGGAGGTGCTTTCCTTCCCAAGCAGGCTGAAATCTTCCCTGACAAGGAAAATTTTGggagaatattttataatcaagcCATAATGTCTGCTGAAGGCATCCCTCAAATTGCTCTGGTATTAGGCTCTTGCACCGCTGGGGGTGCTTATATTCCTACAATGGCCGATGAAAGAGTAATGGTTAAAGGAAATGGTACCATATTTTTAGCTGACCCCCACTTGTAAAGGTTAGTTCCATACCTTATGGTGTTCCAACTTGTTATGTGCAGTAATTCCTTAATCCATTTCatgattagtttttagtttttttctttttttaaactttttagaGTTTCAAATGCATGTGTGGCTTTATGTGTGCTTGTGTGCATTCAAGTAAATTGATATGCATGCATGCAAGTACTTATGTATACATGTAGGCATCTGTGTTTCTAAAACATAGATTGTATCTAAGGGAGAAGTTTCAGTAGGCTGCTACAGGGGAGGAAGTCTCTGCAGAGGACTTGGGGGGTGTGGCTGTTCATTGTAAAACATCAGGGGTTTCTGATTATTTTGCTCAAGGTATCTAGTTTTTTGTTATCTAATGCTTTTTACTTATTCTGCATGTACTAAATTTGAAGTTAGTGTGATTATTTTTAGTACTTGTTGCATTAATATTTATGTGTGTGATTTATATGTTCTTTAAGATGAACTACATGGACTTTCTTTTGGAAGGAATATCGTCAAGAACTTGCACATGGCTGGGACACCGGGAATGATTAGTGTATTCCAAAGCATTAATACTGATTTTAAAGAACCATTGTATGATGTAAAGGAGCTTCGTTCCATTGCACCAGCAGACCTCAAGCAGTCCTTTGATATCAGATCAATTATTGCTTGCATTGTTGATGGAAGTGAATTCGATGAATTCAAGAAACTGTATGGCACTGTGAGGACATCTAAAGcacttgaatttttttatttgtgttacATTATACTGTCTATAAATTTGTAACTCGACTTGCTTTTGTGCAGACCCTTGTGACAGGATTTGCTAGAATCTTTGGGCAACCTGTGGGAATTATTGGAAACAATGGGATATTATTCAATGAGTCTGCTTTAAAAGGGGCTCATTTCATTGAACTTTGCACTCAACGTAAAATTCCTTTGGTCTTTCTTCAGAATATTACTGGATTTATGGTATGTAATTCTTATTTCTGTTTCCATCATTCTACTGACAAAGCTTTGTAGACATTCTCATGTCCTTGCTTTTCTCAGAAGAGATGCACATCAAACCAATTTTCTTAGAaagcttgagtttgattatTCAGGTCCATAATGTCTCTAGAATTGGAACCTCAATGGTGATTTGTCTCATAGGTCGGCTCAAGATCTGAGGCAAATGGTATTGCAAAGTCTGGAGCAAAAATGGTGGTGGCAGTTTCATGTGCAAAGGTTGGCATTGGGAGTTATGCTACTCATTTACTAATTCATTATTAACTATTCACTGATTAAATAAAAGGAGGGTctgaatgaaaaaaagaaaagataatacTTTGCACCTTCCTAATCATTTCAGGTACCAAAAGTTACTATAATAGTCGGCTGAAGTTTTGGAGCTGGAGATTATGCAATGTGTGGCCGTGCATATAGTCCCACTTTCATGTTTCTTTGGCCAAATGCCGGAATATCTGTGATGGGTGGTGCTCAGGTAGCCTCTCTAATCTTTATCAATGCATAATCAATTTATCAAAGAGTTATCATGACTTGGCTTGGAATTGAGTCAGCGGAAGTAGATAAGAATTTTATTGTTaacctttttcttttgcttcatCGTCATAAATTGAATTGAGCACATCCTATACTATGTTGTCAACCCAACCTCAATATGAAATAATGATTCTGTTTTAATTAGCAGAATCTCCTGAATTAAAATTCTTGCTAGGTATTGTTTAAGGTCATTAATCTTTTATGTTTCAATGCCTTTTCGTATTATTTTGCCTCTTCCAtacttcaaatttgtttgaCTACTGAATCAAGCGAACTCCTTTTATTAAGCGTGGATTGATTTGCTTTCCTTGGCAATATTCTCAGGCTGCCGGTGTGCTCGCCCACATAGAGAAGGCCAACAAGAAAAAACAAGGAGTTAAGGTAAAGTTTACTAGTGTGGAAATGGATTTATATCTTAGTTTGATTGTGCTACCAAAAGAATGGTACTTATATATATGAGCTTGTATCTCAGTGGATAGCAGAAGATGAGGAGAAGTTCAAGGCGAAGGTTGTCGATGCATATGAGAGAGAAGGAAGCGCTTATTACTCTACGGCAAGACTCTGGGATGATGGAATCATCGATCCAGCTGACACAAGAAAAGTAATAGGTTTCTGCTTTTCCACTTCAATGAACCGCCCCACAGAAGATACCAGCAATGGTGTATTTAGAATGTAACTTCAGGGAATTCCATAACTTTCTATTCGAAGTGGCCAAATGCTTGCTTTCAATATTTCCAAATAAGTTTTTCGAAATGTCTCCGATGCATTTCTTTGAATTCTTGCTGAAATTACCAGCTTAATCTCATTGAAGCTGTCAATCTTCAGCAGCTGATGTTCTAGTTCCAAtcaccaatattttttaaactcaaaatttggTTTAACTTTGTATTATTTCTGGGGAGAAGAGCCTGTTAAGGGTAATACTTAGCCAAGGATGCGTTTGGCGACTTAGAATCTGAAAATTGTAACACTTGTTTGAaaccataattttatttgattattatatatttttatactttaaatcaaatcatcatAAAAGTTTAATCTGCACACAACGTCACCAATGGGCGCCTGTGGCCTAATGGATAAGGCGTCTGACTTCTAATCAGACGATTGTGGGTTCGAGTCCCACCAGGCGTGAGATTCTTAGTCACATCAGGTGGGCCCCTTCTTTTGTCTTTTACACGAAATCCACATCGAACTCCCAAGCTAGGCCCACGTCACAGACCACATTCGGCTAATGTGTCATCGCCTACACCTGATCAGATAAGAGTAaacatgtaataattaaaatcagtTCGCGGACTTTatacctggccacgggccggtttggctcgtgaaccggaaccgaaaccgtggtTTAACGGTTCGattccggttcacataaattggaaccgtgaaACCGTCAG contains:
- the LOC123213087 gene encoding probable methylcrotonoyl-CoA carboxylase beta chain, mitochondrial, which codes for MLRVLAKRTSASVLNSDSLELLKRRQLCSLNVLLDGLDRNSEAFVKNSEVMEGLVAQLHSHIQKVLEGGGVEAVKRNMSRNKLLPRQRIDRLIDPGSSFLELSQVVVGTLFLGVLDIFDPFLWVWLLQLWIKCICVIFLQRNTGIIEPYMFHFYAKQCILELELFD